One segment of Lytechinus pictus isolate F3 Inbred chromosome 13, Lp3.0, whole genome shotgun sequence DNA contains the following:
- the LOC129275020 gene encoding coenzyme Q-binding protein COQ10 homolog B, mitochondrial-like, whose protein sequence is MALRTVSRLLSQSQKTSLRLWMTEAKLLQTRHICCCSCAARPMLDIKLSHLPNHAPSLEVPTRTFISIQSPLNFGKKKEYSERKIIGYSMTDMYEVVANVEDYKEFVPWCTKSTIVARKAGHFKAQLEIGFPPLIERYMSTVTVAKPHLVRAVCTDGRLFNHLITTWRFGPGQKGKPDTCTVDFSVSFEFRSVLHSHLSHIFFDEVVKKMVKAFEMRAEKMYGPQTNVSRSGFLHNTPT, encoded by the exons atggcATTAAGAACTGTTTCCAGATTATTATCACAGTCGCAGAAGACTTCACTCCGATTATGGATGACAGAGGCTAAGCTACTTCAAACAAG GCATATATGCTGTTGTTCCTGTGCTGCGAGACCCATGTTGGACATAAAATTATCTCATCTTCCTAATCATGCACCATCTCTGGAAGTGCCAACTAGGACATTCATCTCTATTCAGTCTCCACTCAACTTTGGTAAAAAGAAGGAGTACTCAGAGAGGAAAATTATAGG ATATTCCATGACAGATATGTACGAGGTCGTAGCAAACGTGGAAGACTACAAGGAGTTTGTGCCGTGGTGTACCAAGTCAACGATCGTAGCCAGGAAGGCGGGCCACTTCAAGGCTCAGTTAGAGATAGGATTCCCACCGCTGATAGAGAGATACATGTCCACCGTCACCGTAGCCAAACCTCATCTAGTCAGG GCTGTATGCACCGATGGAAGATTATTCAATCATCTAATAACAACCTGGAGATTTGGTCCAGGGCAAAAAGGAAAGCCAGATACCTGTACAGTAGACTTCTCG GTCTCGTTCGAGTTCCGATCGGTGCTCCACTCGCATCTATCGCACATATTCTTTGACGAAGTCGTGAAGAAGATGGTGAAGGCATTTGAGATGAGAGCGGAGAAGATGTACGGCCCCCAGACGAATGTATCGCGGTCCGGCTTCCTTCATAATACCCCCACTTGA